Genomic segment of Pseudomonas sp. CCI4.2:
GAGCGTCAATCGCCGTCTGCTCAGGGTTTAACGAAACATTTTTCAGGTTGCGCCGCAACTCTTGATTCGGTTTTTAAGGCCCATAACTGCCTCCATCTAAACGTTACAGATATCCGCCACGTCTGATCTGCTAGCCAACGCTACGGCCACGCCAAACAACACGTCTTCGCCAGGCGATGGCTAAATGCATAGCGCTCCAGACTAGGGCACATCGCCACCCCTATGCAACCGCTGTCGGCCAAGCATTAAATTTATGACGGCTCAATTGAGCTCATCAAATTGCCAGAGGTCAGACGGCTGACGGGAGTCAGTACGTCGACCATTTCCCAGTAACGCTTAGATGTATTCGTCTGGGAACTTTTGCCGTCCGTCCAACTATGGGCACTTGCTACATCGCCATCTCTCAAATTAAAGCACGGATATCCCGGGCTTTAACGGAGACCCATTATGGACATCAATGAAAATGCGCCAGGGAACATATCTCAAAGGGGCGTAACGAGCGGTACAGATAACGAAACAGGATTTGACCCTAGGTCGGATGAAGCCAAGTCGTCGCTAGACGAGGACGAATTGCGTGAGCGGCAAGAGCGAGGCCGCGAGGTGCTGACCGGTAACGAAAGTGAAATGCCTCTGGCTCGCGACGACGAAGCATCCGTCGATGAGGATATGTCGGATGTCGAGGTCAACAATTCGGTGTCGGATGAAGCCTCCTGACTCGCTACAAATGCTGTGTTGAGGAACCCGGTAATTGAGCCGGGTTTCTGTTGTCATTTCTTTAGCTACTTTATGTCCAATCGTTCTTGAAAGTGATTGTCACTCCAAAGGCGACAGGTCTTTTATATTGATTCTATTTGAGTAGGGCGTAATTGAGTGGTTTTGGTCCAGACACCACTGTGGTTATGTCAGCCAAGCGTCCCTAATATGCCTGAGCATCCATTGGAATGGACTAGATTCACGAATTTTATAGTTACGGTGTTTCCGCGTTGGGAGTCGGACTCGGACGTTAATCTGCCCCCCGCTTTCGCCGTGCCAGTAACAGCAGTGGGAACAGTTAATCAATCGTGAAGTTGCCTGTTTTTTTGTTGCTGGCGCGATATTGAACACAACGGTAACATCCGAGGCGATAGGGCCGATTTTACATCGCCCTCCGCTATTTTCATTAGCTATGGTCCAGATCCAACGTCTTGCATGGCTTTCGTTAGAGTAATTTCACTGGGTTGAGCTGTTTGCTGGAATAGTCTTCTAGACGCGTTGTTTGAGAGAAAAACGGCAACCCCCTACCTCAACAACGCCATCTTCCGATCAGTCGCCTTACCAAACAATCTTTCTAGCTCATCAAGGTGCTGAGGACTCACGGCCTTTAAACAGTCCAGCCCGAGCACAAACCCTTCAGCGACCCCTCCGGCCATGGTCGCATCGAGCATTCCTGTGGCGTCTTCGATGCGCTCGATGATGTCGGCGGCGGCGCGTTTGATTTCTGTGGGGATGTTCATTTCTTCGAGGGTCACGGCAGCTCCGGATAATTTAGTCGCGCTTTGCGCCTCAGTCAGATTTAAACAGTGTAGTAATCAGTTGCTTGATGTCTGTCTGAACATCTTTTGGCAGGCTGTCCAGTTCGCGCAAGACCTTGGTTTCTATGGCCGATATCCCGTCAGAAGCCTGCACTTTTTTCACGCCAGTAATGACATACAGAATGTCGACCCCGGAATCAGCGATTGACGAAAGGTAGGTGGCATTGGGAAAGCGTTGGCCTCGTTCATACATCCCTTGAGAATTGGGCTCAATTCCACCAATCGCCCCCAGCTTTGTCTGCGATAGACCGAGCCGTTTGCGTTCTTCCTTTAAACGAGTACCGATACCATTCATTTGAGCTCCGCAGGAATTTTTTTAAATCCGTTCGAGGTTAAAATTACACCTCGTGGTGAGTGATTAGTATTTTATCTGACAGTGACCGTCGGAAAAATTCATCAATTGGCCAGTTAAAAGCACCAATCGTCTCCGCTACCGAACCGCAAGTCGTTGCTGACCCTCCAATAGTTAGTGCTTGGTTTCCAAGCCTGACTGGAGGTTCGCCATGAATAACGAAATCAGCTCGCCAGACGACGAGACCCCGGAATACCCGTTGCCATCGCCGACTAATCCTCTGAGCCCAGGTCTGGCGACGGTTAATCCGGACGATGAGGAGGGTATAGAACCGCTATCGGACGTTGAGGGCGAGGGGGCTTTTGAGCCGGATGACGATAGCGGCGTCGACCCCGAGCGTACCCGTGAACAAACGGACACTGCCGTGCTGGATGGCGAACCCGATCCTCTTTGATCCGCCGGTGTGAATCAAACCTCACAACTCGCGCGCGCCGGGTGGTCTGTGCCACGATGGGGGTGTTCGGCGCGCAAGGAGATTGGTCGTGAGCAAGTTCCAGCACTGTGAACGAAATATGAATGGCCGCGACTTTGCTGTCGGTGACATTCATGGACACTTCACCCGGCTGCGCGGCGCATTGAACGCTATTAGTTTTGATTCGGCAGTGGATCGCTTGTTTAGCGTCGGTGATATTGTCGATCGGGGGCCAGAAAGTAAGGATTCGCTTGAATGGTTGGCGCAACCGTGGTTTTTTGCGGTTCAGGGTAACCATGAGGCGCTGGCCATTCAGCATGTGCGGCAGCAAAGTCTCGACTATCAGATGTATCGCGCCAGCGGAGGCACTTGGTTTCTAAAGCTTTCACCCGGCTATCAGCGGCAATTCGCAGCTCGCTTCGCAGACATGCCGATTGCGATTGAGGTGGAAACGTCAGCGGGGCTTGTCGGAATCGTCCATGCGGATTGTCCGTCACCGACATGGCAACGGCTCAGGGAAACATTGAGCGGACAGTTTTCGGGTCAACAGCAGGTCGAGCAATACTGCCAATGGTCACGTGAGCGTCTTCAGGATAGAAATTCGGCCGGCATTCCAGATATTCGTGCTTTGCTGGTTGGACATAGTCCTTTACGTAAGGCTGAGTGGCTGGGTAATGTCTTGTATATCGACACTGGCGGCTGGCGTTCGGATGGCAGCGGGTATTTCACGCTGGTGGACCTTGCGACGTTGGAGCCGGTTGCGATCACGGTGTAGGCGTTAGAGGGGAAGTCGCTCTGAATGGCAGGTCCTATTCAGTTAAATTGCTGACTACAGTTCAGGTGTCATAAATTAAGGATTGGGGTATGAATTGCTTGATTTGTAATGCCGCAGCGCAGCGCATCAAAACCATGGGTGATTGGGTTGAGCTTGATTGCCCGGAGTGTGGGCATTTTCGAGTCAGCGGCGCACTGTTTGCCGAGATGAAAGCCAAAGGGCAGGCCTTCAACGTCGAGAAGTCGCGTAGGTTGCTTAGCCACCAACGTGGGGAGGTCAAGGGTGATCACTCTCCTTTGATTGATAGCTCGGACAGTCATTTGGTGATTTCGTAGCTTCACTTCCCCTAACAACCCATAGCCTATTGATGCAAAAATTAACGTTGTATGAGCGGCGCGGAGGGGTTGCTTTTCGCTCGAGATAGCCCGCGATTAACGACAAGATGTCCGATGTGTGTGCCGACGTGGATCATTTTTCTTTGAGTCAAATTCGTTTGTACTGCCCACCTAGGCAAATGAAACGAAATCTGAATCTGCCGAAAAATTCAAACGTCTTTAGCGCTCTGCGCTTTTAACCCATTACGTCGAGGTCATTATGTCCAAACTCATGTCCGCCGTTAACGTCGGCCCCTACTCGTTTTCCCATCGCGTGGTGCTCGCTCCGCGCTTTATCACGCCGGTCGCCAATCCCATGCCGACGTTCAACCGCAGGGTGTTCAACCTGTAGGTCCGTCTGCAGTCCCTCACGGCGGCGTGGCTTATACCGCTACCTTGCGTATATCCACCTGATTGAGCCGCGTATTTTAGGCAACGTCGATGACGACACCAAGGATCAAAACCCGGTAGCTGCACAACTGATTCGCAAGCACTACAAGGGCATCATTATCGCGGCGGGTGGCTTCAAGGGCGACACAGCCCAAGCCATCATCAACGCTGGCGATGCAGACATGGTGGCTTTCGGGCGCGACTTCATCGCCAACCCGGACCCGCCTGAGCGCATTCGTAACAAGCAACCATTGAACCTTTACGACCGCCCGAGTTTTTTTGGCGGGACGGAAATCGGCTACACGGATTACTCATTCTTTCGCGCACAGGAAATGACTGTTTAGGTCCGATCATCTGACGTCACCGATCGCCGAGGCTCATGCCTCGGCTTTTTGTTGTGTGTTTTGTCCTAAACGGTCGGCGGATGGGGTTCCTTCGGTCAGACCGTGCAATTAAATTTTCGTTGAAATAAATGCGCCAATCGATGCCATTAAGCCCCATACATAAGGCCTGTGGAGCCGTTTGCCCAGCGCCGCGCGGCGATTTGACAACTCAAACCGCCACCTTATCCAGACGCTGATTTGATTGTTCAACCCCGTAAGCAAAGTGCGCGTATGGTTATGAGTGATATTACTCTTTAGGTAAACCCAAATGAATCATCTCGGTTCGCGGTTGAAAGAAGAGCGCAAGACGCTGGGGCTCTCTCAACATGATTTCGCCGCGATCGGCGGCGTCGAAGCCAACGCGCAGGGTAAATATGAAAGTGGCCAGCGCACGCCGCGCTCCGATTACCTGGCGGCCTTGAGTTTCAAGGGCGTTGACGTGCTTTATTTGCTGTCTGGCCATCGAACGCCGCTGCGTATCGAAAGTCTGACCGAGGCCGAACGAATCGTCATCCTTCATTACCGCGCGCTCACGGGAGTCGATCAAGACGCGATCGGTCAGCTCGCGCTGTCGCTTTCAGAATGTCTGACTGATTAATGCGATACCCCACCACCCTGATTTCTGCGCTTTCTTGATTATCCGCTTCAATTCCATCCCTCCCTGTTGATCATTTATAAATGAAACGTATATGCTTCGTATATTGATTGCGAGGTGTTAGAGATGGGGCTGGTAAAAATATCGGAACAAATGCATGCCAATGCGCGCGCTGCTAGCGCGGCGCTGAGTCGTTCTATCAATGCACAAGCCGAGCATTGGATGAAGGTCGGGATGATGGCGGAACTGCATCCTGCGTTGAATTACAGCGACATCTGCCAACTGCTCATTCGTGCCGAACACGCGGGTGGCAGTGTCTTATCGGCGACTCCATTTGACCTATCGGCTCAGACTGGCCAATCCCAGGAAGCGTTGCAATGAGCCCGAGCATCAGTATCAAGACCGAAGCCGATCTGGTTCAACTGCGAATCGCCGGCAGATTGGCCGCAGATGTACTGGCGATGATAGGTCCTCATGTAAAAGCCGGGATCAGCACCGAAGCGCTGGACGATATCTGCAACGATTACATCGTGAACGAGCTGAAAGTCATTCCGGCCAACGTGGGCTATCACGGTTTTACAAAAACCACCTGTATCTCTCCGAACACGGTGGTGTGCCACGGTATTCCGTCGCCAACAGACATCCTCAGGGATGGTGACATCATCAACATCGATGTGGCAGTGATCAAAGACGGTTGGTTTGGCGACACTAGCCGCATGTATTTTGTGGGTGAAGTCAGCCCATTGGCACGGCGCCTGGTGGAGACCACGTATGAAGCCACCCGCGCCGGCATCCTCGCCGTTCGCCCCGGGGCAACGCTGGGCGATATCGGTTATGCCATTCAGAGCGTTGCCCATCGCGAAGGCTTTAGCGTGGTGCGCGAATACTGTGGGCACGGCATCGGCCGCGCCTACCACGAAGACCCGCAAGTGCTGCATTACGGCAGTGCCGGGCAGGGAATGAAATTGAAAATCGGCATGGTGTTCACCATTGAGCCGATGATCAACGCGGGGAAACCCGGCACCAAGGTATTACCCGATGGCTGGACGGTTCTGACCCGCGATCAATCCCTGTCTGCTCAGTGGGAGCACATGGTAGCGGTCACCGCTACCGGCTTTGAACTCTTGACGCCTTGGCCGGAAGGTACGGGTGAGTACCCCGCCATCTAAGAAGCTTTAACTCGATCGTTTCCACTGCACTTCAGTAATGCCGAGCCCTTCGGCTTGCTGGAGTGCCAATCGAAGCGGGCCTGCGGCCACCTGCGCATGGGTGCTCACAATCCCTGCGTGAAGGGTGGCCATGTGCAGCGCTTCACTTTCACACAAATGAGCGGCGTTATGAGCAAAGTGACGCTGCTCTCCGTTGAACTGATAACAAATTTCAAATCCTATTTGCTGGTCCATCAATGCGCCTCCGCCAGTTAACGTAAAAATGCGGCATGTCGATCACTTCAAGCAGCTACGGCGCAAGAGCTGTCGCTCGAAAAAACGTTTCTACAAAGCCTCTCTTTCGGACTTCTCACTGTCGAAGAAATTGCACCTTTTTGAACGACATTGGACGATCTTCCGATGAGTGGAAACACGCAAAAATTGTAAAGGGCGCGCTTCAAGAATTGGCCTGTTTTCGGAACTGACTTACAACGTCCGGCGACGTCCGGTGTTACAGTGCCGTCTCTATTTAGACGAGGAAGTACGCATGTCACTGCTAGATGATGAACAAGACATTTGGGATATGTTTGCAGCCTCGGCCTTGACCGGTTTGATCGGCCGCGGCGCGATCGAGCCCGTCGACGCTGCCGAATTGGCCGCTGATTACGCGTCGGAGTTGATGATCCAGCGCTCCCTGCGTATCCAGGCTGAAGAGGATGCAGCCGACGCGTCATAAGACGTCGTCCGGCTTCATCAAAAAGCCCGGCACTTTCGCAAGTGTCGGGCTTTTTTGCGTCGATTGTTTCGCTAGTCAGCTGCAGGACTTAAGATTCACCGGGCCGACAAACTCATTGCCTCGACCCATCACGCAGGCCACCCGCTGATTGCGTTGACTTTCCCACGGCTCTACCGGGTACGTCTTGTTCCAGGCTTCGTACAACTGGCGGTCTTGTTTCGACAGGGGCAGGGCGTATTGCTTGCTCATATAAAAATAGGTCCGGGCGATCATTCCGCGAATCGATGGGCGTGGCATGACCTTCTTGGCTTTGAAATCGACTTGAGTCAGGCAAGAACCGTATTGCCCTGACCGGACGGGAAGCCAGCCAAAACTGAAGTTGCTTCGGTCACCGTTGACCTCCCCAATACTCGGCACCAGATTGTGCAAGTCGGCTTCGGCGTGCTGGTACATCGAATCGTTCTTGGTGCAGTTCTTACGTCCACCGTTTTGCCAACATTGGCGCAAATGGCCGATCTGCCAGGCCGGCATGATGTGCTCCCATTCAATGCGCTGGGCGCGGCTGGCACTTTTGCGTGGGACATACCCGCATCCGGCGATATCGACCCGGTGTCCGCTGTATTTGCAGCCGCAATAAAACTCGGTCGATTGCGGCGCATAGAGACCCCACGCGATTTTTTTGGCTTCACTGAAGGTGCGGGGTGCATCAGCATGGGCAGTGATGGAAAAGCTCAATGCTAGCAAGGCGATTATTCGTACAAACACTGCCTCAATCTTCCTTCGGTACGGTCCAGAAAATCTGCACGCCGCCGTCGTCACGGTAGGCGAGGGTGACGTTATCGTTTTCTGCTATTTCGCCCAGTAGTTGATTCCACTCATCTTCCAGCTCTTCTGGAAGACGCATAATCAGCGCGGTTCTCGATTTCTGTGCGTGAGTGGAATTGATGATCTTTTGAATCCGCACGCCAAGTAGTTCGTAGGAACTAGGGGCCTTGGGTGTCGCTGCAGTCGTCTTTGCCACGGAGGAATCCTTGGTTTGCTGTATGTGCATACAGTATTTCACTGTGGGAATTTTCGCAACCGACGGATTGATCAAATTCTAGGACCGACGTGATGGCGCCGTTAAGCAAACTCAATAAGTCACCGCGTTGCTCGTCAGGAGGCGTGAGTGGAGAGTTGACAAATCATTGCGTCGTTCTATAGTCCCCTTCACGCAAACGTTTGCGCCTCCTCGCATTCGATGCTAAAAATAATCATAAGATCGGAGTGAACCCATGAAGCTGCCATTCGCTGCTCGTCTTCTCGCTGTCGCTATGCTCACCGCCGCCTCGGCCATCCTTCCGCTGTCCGCAGCGCATGCTCAGACCCCTGAAAAACCAAAAGTTGCGTTGGTGATGAAGTCACTGGCCAATGAGTTTTTCCTGACCATGGAAGACGGCGCCAAGGCCTACCAAAAAGAACATTCGGCTGATTTCGACTTGATCTCTAACGGCATCAAGGACGAGTCCGACACCACTGCGCAAATCTCCATCGTCAACCAAATGATCGTGCAGAAAGTCAACGCACTGGTCATTGCCCCCGCCGACTCTAAAGCATTGGTGGCGGTGATCAAGAAGGCTCAAGACGCCGGTATCACGGTCATCAACATCGACAACCAACTTGACCCGGACGTGCTGAAAAGCAAGGGCATGAGTGTGCCATTCGTAGGCCCTGACAACCGCAAAGGCGCGCGTATTGTAGGTGACTACTTGGCCAAGCAGTTGAAGTCTGGCGATGAGGTTGGAATCATCGAAGGGGTGTCAACCACCACCAATGCTCAGCAACGTACCGCCGGTTTTAAAGACGCCATGGACGCTGCCGGGATGAAAATCGTCTCCACGCAGTCGGGTAATTGGGAAATCGATAAAGGCAACGCTGTAGCGTCGGCCATCCTCAACGAGTACCCGAACGTCAAGGCACTCTTGGCCGGTAACGACAGCATGGCATTGGGCGCTGTATCGGCCGTGCGCGCTGCGGGCAAGGCTGGCAAAGTGCAAGTGGTCGGCTATGACAACATCAACGCGATCAAGCCGATGCTCAAAGACGGCCGAGTGCTGGCGACTGCCGATCAGTTCGCTGCCAAGCAAGCGGTGTTCGGTATCGAAGCCGCGCTGAAAATCATCAAAGACGGTAAGGCCGACAGCGCCAGCGACCGGATTGAAACGCCCGTCGAGCTGGTTACTAAACCGTAATACTCGGCAATAGTCGTTCTTCTGCAATAAGAGCGCCCGCTATCGCGGCGGGCGCCTGGAGATTCTCATGTCAGCGTCTGCTCAGGCGACGGTTCTATCGGTCAGCGGTATCGGCAAAACCTACGCTCAACCTGTGCTCGGCAACATCGACCTGACGCTATCGCGCGGTGAAGTGTTGGCTTTGACCGGTGAAAATGGTGCCGGTAAAAGTACGCTGTCGAAAATTATTGGTGGGCTGGTTACGCCAACCACGGGGCAGATGAAGTTTCAGGGTCAAGCTTACGCGCCCACCAGTCGAACCCAGGCCGAGCAGCTCGGGATCCGCATGGTCATGCAAGAGCTGAACCTGCTGCCAACGTTATCTGTGGCGGAAAACCTGTTCCTCGATAACTTGCCCAATCGTGGCGGCTGGATCAATCGCAAGCAATTGCGCGCTGACGCCATTCAGGCCATGGCTCAGGTCGGACTGGATGCTATCGATCCAGACACCTTGGTCAGCGAGTTGGGGATAGGCCATCAACAGATGGTCGAGATAGCCCGCAACTTGATTGGCGATTGCCATGTACTGATTCTCGACGAACCGACGGCGATGCTGACGTCCCGTGAAGTCGAAATGCTTTTTGAACAGATCACCCGCCTGCAAGCACGCGGCGTGTCGATCATTTATATTTCCCACCGGCTGGAAGAGCTGGCCCGTGTCGCACAACGGATTGCGGTGCTGCGTGACGGTCAGTTGGTCTGCGTCGAGCCAATGGCCGATTACAACAGTGAGCAACTGGTCACGTTGATGGTCGGGCGCGAGCTGGGTGAGCATATTGACCTGGGCCCGCGCCAGATAGGCGAGGTGGCCTTGTCGGTCAAAGGACTGGGCCGCTCGAACAAGGTGATGGACGTGTCGTTCGAGGTCCGAAGTGGCGAGATTTTCGGCATTTCCGGGTTGATCGGCGCCGGTCGCACTGAGCTGTTACGGTTGATTTATGGTGCTGACATCGCGGACACCGGCACTATTGCGTTGGGGTTTCCTTCACGGCCGGTAACCATTCGCTCTCCGGTCGACGCGGTTAAAGAGGGCATCGCGTTGATCACCGAAGACCGCAAGGGTGAAGGCTTGTTGCTGACGCAATCGATCAGCGCCAACATCGCGCTGGGTAACATGCCGTCGATCTCCAAAGGCGGTGTGGTTAACGGCCGCGATGAAATGCAACTGGCCCAACGTCAAGTCGATGCCATGCGCATCCGCAGTTCCAGCCCGACCCAATTAGTCTCCGAGCTGTCGGGTGGCAATCAACAGAAGGTCGTGATCGGTCGTTGGTTGGAGCGCGAGAGTACAGTGATGCTGTTCGACGAGCCGACTCGTGGTATCGATGTCGGCGCCAAGTTTGATATCTATGCGCTATTGGGCGAATTGACCCGCCAGGGCAGGGCGCTGGTCGTGGTCTCCAGTGATCTGCGTGAGTTGATGCTGATCTGTGATCGTATCGGCGTGCTGTCCGCTGGCCGCCTGATCGATACCTTCGAACGGGAGACCTGGACCCAGGACGAACTGCTTGCCG
This window contains:
- a CDS encoding helix-turn-helix transcriptional regulator, whose translation is MNGIGTRLKEERKRLGLSQTKLGAIGGIEPNSQGMYERGQRFPNATYLSSIADSGVDILYVITGVKKVQASDGISAIETKVLRELDSLPKDVQTDIKQLITTLFKSD
- a CDS encoding metallophosphoesterase; its protein translation is MSKFQHCERNMNGRDFAVGDIHGHFTRLRGALNAISFDSAVDRLFSVGDIVDRGPESKDSLEWLAQPWFFAVQGNHEALAIQHVRQQSLDYQMYRASGGTWFLKLSPGYQRQFAARFADMPIAIEVETSAGLVGIVHADCPSPTWQRLRETLSGQFSGQQQVEQYCQWSRERLQDRNSAGIPDIRALLVGHSPLRKAEWLGNVLYIDTGGWRSDGSGYFTLVDLATLEPVAITV
- a CDS encoding helix-turn-helix transcriptional regulator; the protein is MNHLGSRLKEERKTLGLSQHDFAAIGGVEANAQGKYESGQRTPRSDYLAALSFKGVDVLYLLSGHRTPLRIESLTEAERIVILHYRALTGVDQDAIGQLALSLSECLTD
- a CDS encoding ParD-like family protein, with amino-acid sequence MGLVKISEQMHANARAASAALSRSINAQAEHWMKVGMMAELHPALNYSDICQLLIRAEHAGGSVLSATPFDLSAQTGQSQEALQ
- the map gene encoding type I methionyl aminopeptidase — encoded protein: MSPSISIKTEADLVQLRIAGRLAADVLAMIGPHVKAGISTEALDDICNDYIVNELKVIPANVGYHGFTKTTCISPNTVVCHGIPSPTDILRDGDIINIDVAVIKDGWFGDTSRMYFVGEVSPLARRLVETTYEATRAGILAVRPGATLGDIGYAIQSVAHREGFSVVREYCGHGIGRAYHEDPQVLHYGSAGQGMKLKIGMVFTIEPMINAGKPGTKVLPDGWTVLTRDQSLSAQWEHMVAVTATGFELLTPWPEGTGEYPAI
- a CDS encoding DUF6555 family protein; its protein translation is MDQQIGFEICYQFNGEQRHFAHNAAHLCESEALHMATLHAGIVSTHAQVAAGPLRLALQQAEGLGITEVQWKRSS
- a CDS encoding endonuclease I family protein; amino-acid sequence: MFVRIIALLALSFSITAHADAPRTFSEAKKIAWGLYAPQSTEFYCGCKYSGHRVDIAGCGYVPRKSASRAQRIEWEHIMPAWQIGHLRQCWQNGGRKNCTKNDSMYQHAEADLHNLVPSIGEVNGDRSNFSFGWLPVRSGQYGSCLTQVDFKAKKVMPRPSIRGMIARTYFYMSKQYALPLSKQDRQLYEAWNKTYPVEPWESQRNQRVACVMGRGNEFVGPVNLKSCS
- a CDS encoding DUF1654 domain-containing protein; translation: MHIQQTKDSSVAKTTAATPKAPSSYELLGVRIQKIINSTHAQKSRTALIMRLPEELEDEWNQLLGEIAENDNVTLAYRDDGGVQIFWTVPKED
- a CDS encoding sugar ABC transporter substrate-binding protein, whose amino-acid sequence is MKLPFAARLLAVAMLTAASAILPLSAAHAQTPEKPKVALVMKSLANEFFLTMEDGAKAYQKEHSADFDLISNGIKDESDTTAQISIVNQMIVQKVNALVIAPADSKALVAVIKKAQDAGITVINIDNQLDPDVLKSKGMSVPFVGPDNRKGARIVGDYLAKQLKSGDEVGIIEGVSTTTNAQQRTAGFKDAMDAAGMKIVSTQSGNWEIDKGNAVASAILNEYPNVKALLAGNDSMALGAVSAVRAAGKAGKVQVVGYDNINAIKPMLKDGRVLATADQFAAKQAVFGIEAALKIIKDGKADSASDRIETPVELVTKP
- a CDS encoding sugar ABC transporter ATP-binding protein produces the protein MSASAQATVLSVSGIGKTYAQPVLGNIDLTLSRGEVLALTGENGAGKSTLSKIIGGLVTPTTGQMKFQGQAYAPTSRTQAEQLGIRMVMQELNLLPTLSVAENLFLDNLPNRGGWINRKQLRADAIQAMAQVGLDAIDPDTLVSELGIGHQQMVEIARNLIGDCHVLILDEPTAMLTSREVEMLFEQITRLQARGVSIIYISHRLEELARVAQRIAVLRDGQLVCVEPMADYNSEQLVTLMVGRELGEHIDLGPRQIGEVALSVKGLGRSNKVMDVSFEVRSGEIFGISGLIGAGRTELLRLIYGADIADTGTIALGFPSRPVTIRSPVDAVKEGIALITEDRKGEGLLLTQSISANIALGNMPSISKGGVVNGRDEMQLAQRQVDAMRIRSSSPTQLVSELSGGNQQKVVIGRWLERESTVMLFDEPTRGIDVGAKFDIYALLGELTRQGRALVVVSSDLRELMLICDRIGVLSAGRLIDTFERETWTQDELLAAAFAGYQKRDALLTEAAPRNDL